The proteins below come from a single Dethiobacter alkaliphilus AHT 1 genomic window:
- the fliY gene encoding flagellar motor switch phosphatase FliY translates to MKKLTSLQLDALAENGNIAMGAAATALSNLLGHRVEITTPTLTYTSMGKIREAYPVPCVLARVRYSKGIEGSNMFILSRCDAGVIANMMMGDADLPVPEVLDELYLSAISEAMNQMMGSSATAMSEMLGRLVDITPPDLTYVEDLSTQEKQIGEFALDSDEVIKVSFDLSIGDYVNSTMLQVLPLEFAENMVAELLGSFTDGTEEKVEEGVKEEAISADEGDTIAEIGNISMGAAATALSTLLDNRVNITTPRISITTLRQVREQYPQPCVVVNVRYRTGLSGENVLIMGEQDAALIAAVMMGEPTDGPLGELDEIRLSAVSEAMNQMMGSSSTALAEMFSREVDITPPVTEYGNPAEEADLTVNIDDPMVQVSFRMEVADILDSDLIQLIPLKFAREMAGVLLGAFAGEEENHDFAQETEPVVEPLLPNVEDVEPVMSTEPQDWLQESSPESTLPEERGLQLDLIRDIPVEITGLLGRRKLPLKELMAAKAGSVVELSCPADAPVDILANGKLVARGEVVHYNERFGIKITEIMQDWKRN, encoded by the coding sequence GTGAAAAAGCTTACATCATTGCAGCTGGACGCACTGGCTGAAAACGGAAACATTGCCATGGGTGCGGCCGCCACCGCCCTGTCCAATCTGTTGGGGCACCGGGTAGAAATTACTACTCCCACACTTACATATACGTCCATGGGTAAAATCAGGGAGGCTTATCCCGTTCCCTGCGTTTTGGCCAGGGTGCGTTACAGCAAAGGCATTGAGGGCAGCAATATGTTTATCCTTTCCCGCTGTGATGCCGGGGTGATTGCCAACATGATGATGGGTGACGCGGATTTGCCCGTTCCTGAAGTTTTGGACGAGCTGTATCTTAGTGCCATCAGTGAGGCCATGAACCAGATGATGGGCTCTTCGGCCACGGCCATGTCTGAGATGCTGGGCCGCCTAGTTGATATTACCCCTCCGGACCTGACTTATGTGGAAGACCTGAGCACACAGGAAAAGCAGATCGGAGAATTTGCCTTAGACAGTGATGAAGTGATAAAGGTGTCCTTTGATTTAAGCATCGGTGATTATGTGAACAGTACCATGCTGCAGGTTCTGCCCTTAGAGTTTGCGGAGAATATGGTTGCCGAGTTGTTAGGTAGTTTCACCGACGGAACTGAGGAAAAAGTTGAAGAAGGGGTTAAGGAAGAAGCCATTTCTGCCGATGAAGGAGATACAATAGCGGAAATCGGCAATATTTCCATGGGTGCGGCAGCCACCGCGTTATCAACGCTTTTGGATAACCGGGTCAATATTACAACTCCCCGGATATCCATCACCACGCTGCGCCAGGTAAGGGAGCAGTACCCGCAGCCGTGTGTGGTGGTAAACGTTCGCTACCGAACCGGCCTTTCCGGAGAGAATGTCCTGATTATGGGGGAGCAGGATGCGGCGCTGATTGCCGCCGTCATGATGGGGGAGCCCACCGACGGCCCTTTGGGCGAGTTGGACGAGATTCGTCTCAGTGCCGTCAGTGAAGCCATGAACCAGATGATGGGTTCCTCATCCACCGCTTTGGCAGAAATGTTTTCCCGGGAAGTGGATATTACCCCGCCGGTGACCGAATACGGCAATCCTGCCGAAGAGGCGGATTTGACTGTAAATATTGATGACCCCATGGTACAGGTATCGTTTAGGATGGAGGTTGCCGACATCCTGGACAGCGACCTGATTCAGCTAATTCCGCTGAAGTTTGCCCGCGAAATGGCCGGAGTGCTCTTGGGAGCTTTTGCCGGCGAAGAGGAGAATCACGATTTTGCCCAAGAGACGGAGCCTGTGGTTGAACCCCTGCTGCCCAATGTGGAGGACGTGGAGCCGGTAATGTCCACAGAGCCCCAAGACTGGCTGCAGGAAAGCTCTCCGGAAAGTACGTTGCCGGAAGAACGCGGGCTGCAGCTGGATTTAATACGTGATATCCCTGTAGAGATAACCGGTCTGTTGGGGCGGCGTAAGCTGCCGCTGAAAGAATTAATGGCCGCCAAGGCCGGGTCGGTGGTGGAGCTTTCCTGTCCCGCCGATGCACCGGTGGATATACTGGCCAACGGCAAGCTGGTGGCCCGTGGGGAAGTGGTCCATTACAACGAACGGTTCGGCATTAAAATCACAGAGATAATGCAGGATTGGAAGAGAAACTGA
- the fliN gene encoding flagellar motor switch protein FliN, which produces MSDSLLSQAEIDALLTQVPSETEETPVVEDLSFQAKEMPQPKKNKPRAANAGMQSHPNLERILDIPLRVSVSLGKTEKPILDVVSLAPGAIVDFDRNVGEPVDITLNGKLIARGEVVVVGEHFGVRISQIITPQQRIENML; this is translated from the coding sequence ATGAGTGATTCCCTGTTATCCCAGGCGGAAATAGATGCGCTTTTGACCCAGGTTCCGTCGGAGACGGAAGAAACGCCGGTGGTTGAGGACTTGTCATTTCAGGCCAAAGAGATGCCCCAGCCCAAAAAAAATAAGCCCCGGGCCGCAAATGCCGGGATGCAGAGCCATCCTAATCTGGAGCGGATTTTGGATATTCCTTTGCGTGTTTCCGTTAGTTTGGGCAAGACGGAAAAGCCTATTTTGGATGTGGTATCACTGGCTCCCGGCGCCATTGTGGATTTTGACCGCAATGTGGGAGAACCGGTGGATATTACCCTAAACGGCAAATTAATCGCCCGCGGAGAAGTGGTGGTGGTGGGAGAGCATTTCGGTGTCCGCATTTCTCAGATTATCACCCCACAGCAAAGAATTGAAAATATGCTCTAA
- a CDS encoding DUF342 domain-containing protein, with protein MSKQTAARITISADKMQAELYIAADDQVSAEDITSEIKAAGVCFGLNKEAVNTALTSRDVSVTLAIGEPPQPGSEDSLEFHVPEHMLDKDVCLGIREDLQRKSEIPSVEAGQPIVTRIAGTPGTPGTDVLGNTVEPPPVPTLYLRALSGTELSEDGNTVVATITGRPRLERDGRMYRLQVQPSYTHPGDVTTSVGHLVFQGDVSVFGNVMEGTSISATGNIEILGSVNGAMLQAGQSIRVTGNVIKSEITSGTERLFWQQVAPIMEQISLQLYELAGVLEQLDERGQLSQLPFAQIASRVISLRFEEYPKTLQTLQQAVLPQNKKTPLPSGAEELLPLVQSLNPEHWTNLSDLQTLAARVYQNKISVSDMTEIHADINLSYTLNAKIRSAGSIIVEGQGCIHSLLEAGDEIQVQGKLRGGSVQATKRIFAREVGSEAGAITTLITGKSGRIDIDKAYENTVFVVGKGTRKISEQIGRTTASLNQEGLVQLLSRH; from the coding sequence ATGAGCAAACAGACAGCGGCGAGAATTACCATTAGTGCAGATAAGATGCAGGCCGAACTTTATATTGCGGCGGATGACCAGGTGTCCGCAGAGGATATCACCAGTGAAATTAAAGCGGCGGGAGTATGCTTTGGCCTAAACAAGGAAGCTGTAAACACTGCCTTAACCAGCAGAGACGTCTCCGTTACACTGGCCATAGGTGAGCCGCCCCAACCAGGCAGCGAAGATAGCCTGGAATTTCATGTGCCGGAGCACATGCTGGACAAGGATGTCTGCCTGGGCATCCGTGAAGACCTGCAGCGCAAATCGGAAATCCCCTCTGTGGAAGCGGGCCAGCCCATTGTGACCCGCATTGCCGGCACTCCCGGAACTCCCGGCACCGATGTATTGGGTAATACTGTGGAGCCGCCGCCCGTACCAACTCTTTATCTGCGTGCTTTATCGGGAACCGAATTAAGTGAAGACGGCAATACGGTGGTTGCCACCATTACCGGACGCCCCCGCCTGGAACGGGACGGCAGGATGTACCGCCTGCAGGTCCAGCCCAGCTACACTCACCCCGGTGACGTAACCACCTCAGTGGGCCACCTGGTCTTTCAGGGAGATGTCTCCGTTTTCGGTAACGTCATGGAAGGCACATCCATTTCCGCCACCGGCAATATCGAAATTCTGGGCAGTGTGAATGGCGCAATGCTGCAGGCAGGTCAAAGTATCAGGGTTACCGGCAACGTGATTAAAAGTGAAATTACTTCCGGCACAGAACGCCTCTTTTGGCAGCAGGTTGCTCCTATTATGGAGCAGATCTCCCTGCAGCTGTACGAACTGGCGGGAGTACTGGAGCAGTTGGATGAACGGGGTCAGTTGTCGCAGCTGCCATTTGCCCAAATTGCCTCCCGCGTAATTTCCCTGCGCTTTGAAGAATACCCCAAGACACTGCAGACCCTGCAGCAGGCAGTTTTGCCGCAAAATAAAAAAACACCGCTTCCCAGCGGTGCTGAAGAACTATTACCTCTTGTACAGAGTCTGAACCCGGAGCACTGGACCAATTTAAGTGACCTGCAAACATTGGCCGCCCGCGTCTACCAAAACAAAATCAGTGTTTCTGATATGACGGAAATTCATGCCGATATTAACTTATCCTACACTCTAAACGCTAAAATCCGCTCCGCCGGCAGTATCATCGTAGAAGGACAGGGCTGTATTCATTCGCTTTTGGAAGCCGGTGATGAAATCCAGGTTCAGGGCAAGCTCCGCGGCGGCTCCGTGCAGGCTACCAAACGCATTTTTGCCCGGGAAGTGGGCTCTGAGGCCGGCGCCATAACCACTTTAATCACTGGCAAGAGTGGCCGCATAGATATTGATAAGGCTTATGAAAATACTGTGTTTGTGGTGGGCAAAGGCACCAGAAAGATCAGCGAGCAGATAGGCAGGACCACTGCCAGCCTGAATCAGGAAGGACTGGTACAGTTACTGAGCCGCCACTGA
- a CDS encoding sigma-70 family RNA polymerase sigma factor produces MSGANVWVKYQETKEEGLQETLVEKYLPLVRLHAGRLALGLPAHVNRDDLLQAGMLGLLEALQRFDPTRGVKFESFAALRIRGAMLDELRRLCWVPRSVVREMREMDRAVQELATQLGREPAEEEIAEKMGITIPQLRKITGMINSSSLLSLEDTLLAVPAVDGPEVEALDRLIAAEDRQRLAEAIGQLPERHQQLLALYYQEDLTLKEVGLVLGVTESRVCQLHARIIARLRTALQDE; encoded by the coding sequence ATGAGCGGCGCCAATGTATGGGTTAAATACCAGGAGACAAAAGAAGAGGGCCTACAGGAAACGCTGGTGGAAAAATACCTGCCGCTGGTGCGCCTGCATGCAGGGCGGCTGGCACTGGGTTTGCCGGCACATGTGAACCGCGATGATTTGCTGCAGGCCGGTATGCTGGGCCTGTTGGAAGCGCTGCAGCGCTTTGACCCTACTCGGGGGGTAAAGTTTGAATCCTTTGCTGCGCTGCGCATCCGTGGAGCCATGCTGGATGAACTGCGCCGGCTTTGTTGGGTGCCCCGTTCTGTGGTGCGGGAAATGCGTGAAATGGACCGGGCAGTGCAGGAGCTGGCAACGCAGTTGGGTAGGGAGCCTGCCGAAGAGGAGATTGCGGAGAAAATGGGAATTACCATCCCGCAACTGCGCAAAATCACCGGTATGATTAACAGCAGCTCGCTGCTGTCTCTGGAGGACACCCTGCTGGCTGTTCCGGCAGTGGACGGCCCGGAAGTGGAAGCGCTGGACCGGCTGATTGCCGCCGAGGACCGGCAGCGTCTGGCGGAAGCCATCGGCCAACTGCCGGAGCGCCATCAGCAGTTATTGGCACTTTATTATCAGGAGGACCTGACCTTAAAAGAGGTGGGATTGGTGCTGGGCGTAACCGAATCCCGGGTTTGCCAGCTGCATGCCCGGATTATTGCCCGGCTGCGCACTGCTTTGCAGGACGAATAG
- a CDS encoding tetratricopeptide repeat protein, with translation MRFAPQNHKKNAAADYNRQGALLMPCGAYRQASYYFLSAVVCDPDYWPAFFNLGNCWARLEENEAAIWAYEQAVRNCDHHAPLFSNLGIVLCRQGEAKRALPYLEQALRLNPDSPSCAAVLGYVCFQLEQWGLAWHWYRRALQLEPDNDSVKDSLKVVSKKISVAAQ, from the coding sequence ATGCGATTTGCACCCCAGAACCATAAAAAAAACGCCGCTGCGGATTATAACAGACAGGGCGCACTGCTTATGCCTTGCGGTGCCTACCGCCAGGCATCATATTATTTTCTTTCCGCCGTGGTCTGTGATCCCGACTATTGGCCGGCCTTTTTTAATCTGGGCAATTGCTGGGCACGGCTGGAGGAAAATGAGGCGGCTATCTGGGCCTACGAGCAGGCGGTGCGCAACTGTGATCACCATGCGCCGTTATTTTCCAATCTTGGAATTGTTTTATGCCGCCAGGGGGAAGCAAAACGCGCCCTGCCGTATCTGGAGCAGGCTCTGCGGTTAAACCCGGACAGCCCCAGTTGTGCCGCAGTTTTGGGTTATGTTTGCTTTCAATTGGAACAATGGGGCCTGGCCTGGCATTGGTACCGTCGTGCACTGCAGCTGGAGCCGGATAACGATTCCGTTAAGGACAGTCTGAAAGTGGTAAGTAAGAAAATATCAGTGGCGGCTCAGTAA
- a CDS encoding flagellar brake protein, whose protein sequence is MKKVRLQLQQKLEVMLLPDGDYYKSSVQEVDKESVAINIPIHQGRYLLLQPGEMVRVEFAIEDAIYRFESRVLSRKKSNNVPLIILERPTRFARRQRRSFVRIPVMLPVEYRLISRNEDTGLPEVSDTYTGNTVDISGGGLQIADTRRVAQGDTALLNLRLDDGSSQVLSLSGKISWVYEDARSKTIRFGIGFADISEVDQERIIAYIFSKMRQRTQT, encoded by the coding sequence TTGAAAAAAGTTCGATTGCAGCTACAGCAAAAGTTAGAAGTGATGCTTCTGCCGGATGGAGATTATTATAAAAGTTCTGTGCAGGAAGTGGATAAAGAATCGGTTGCCATAAACATCCCCATTCACCAGGGCCGGTATTTACTTTTGCAGCCGGGGGAAATGGTGAGGGTAGAGTTTGCCATTGAGGATGCCATTTACCGGTTTGAAAGTAGAGTACTGAGCCGGAAAAAGTCCAACAATGTTCCACTTATCATTTTGGAGCGGCCCACCCGCTTTGCCCGGCGCCAGCGACGCAGTTTTGTCCGCATACCGGTCATGCTGCCGGTGGAGTACAGACTTATTTCCAGAAACGAAGATACCGGACTGCCGGAAGTCAGTGATACCTATACCGGTAATACGGTGGATATCTCCGGAGGCGGGCTGCAGATTGCCGATACCAGGCGTGTTGCCCAGGGAGATACCGCACTGCTAAATTTACGCCTTGATGACGGCAGCTCCCAGGTTCTTTCCCTGTCGGGGAAGATATCCTGGGTTTACGAGGATGCCCGGTCCAAAACGATCCGCTTCGGTATTGGCTTTGCCGATATCAGCGAGGTGGACCAGGAACGGATTATCGCGTATATCTTCAGCAAAATGCGTCAGCGTACGCAAACCTGA
- the flgF gene encoding flagellar basal-body rod protein FlgF — MIRGLYTAASGMMVESTRQETITNNLANSETTGFKRDLALQRSHGEQPVVRLGDRQPFGVRPVIGSLGVGSLIDGIHTSHEQGSLQETGRDLDVAMAGDGYFVVETEQGLRYTRNGAFSIDADRMLVNDQGHRVMGTTGPLQLPAGEVQIDQAGNVFVNDAMQGQLARVSFADNSELQKVGDSLFTAAEGAEQQPVTGMVKQGFLEGSNVQAVQEMVQMLAAMRAYETNQRVVQAQDDMLRKATNEIAALR, encoded by the coding sequence ATGATACGAGGGCTTTACACCGCAGCCAGCGGCATGATGGTGGAATCAACCAGGCAGGAAACCATCACCAATAATCTGGCTAACAGTGAAACTACAGGATTTAAAAGGGATCTGGCTTTGCAGCGTTCCCACGGGGAGCAACCGGTGGTGCGCCTGGGGGACAGGCAGCCTTTTGGAGTTCGTCCCGTTATCGGCTCTCTGGGTGTGGGTTCGCTGATTGACGGAATTCATACATCCCATGAACAGGGCAGCCTGCAGGAAACGGGACGGGACCTGGATGTGGCCATGGCCGGAGACGGCTATTTTGTGGTGGAAACAGAACAGGGGCTGCGCTATACCCGCAATGGGGCCTTTTCCATTGATGCGGACCGCATGCTGGTCAATGACCAGGGCCACAGAGTAATGGGAACCACAGGCCCGCTGCAATTACCGGCAGGAGAGGTGCAAATTGACCAGGCGGGAAATGTTTTTGTCAATGATGCCATGCAGGGCCAGTTGGCTCGGGTCAGTTTTGCCGATAACTCAGAACTGCAGAAAGTCGGCGACTCATTGTTTACCGCCGCTGAAGGGGCCGAGCAGCAGCCGGTTACCGGCATGGTAAAACAGGGCTTTTTGGAAGGCTCAAATGTACAGGCTGTACAGGAGATGGTACAGATGCTGGCCGCCATGCGTGCCTATGAAACAAACCAAAGGGTAGTGCAGGCCCAGGATGATATGTTGCGCAAAGCCACCAACGAAATTGCTGCTCTAAGATAA
- a CDS encoding DUF6115 domain-containing protein, whose product MPYLLFFVGLALALTAAFKLTQKKNEPFDDALRAEVDRPLNRELVALFELQESVESALSELDEKNQVYHHLVTRMEKQREAVEFRLQQLDRLISRAEAILNNPVSRPETPTGRVRHQEVYRLKDEGSDVADIAAQLGIGRGEVELILGLRR is encoded by the coding sequence ATGCCATACCTACTGTTTTTTGTCGGACTTGCTCTGGCCCTTACGGCTGCCTTCAAACTGACACAAAAAAAGAATGAACCGTTCGATGATGCTCTGCGTGCCGAGGTTGACCGGCCGTTAAACCGTGAACTGGTGGCCTTGTTTGAGTTGCAGGAATCGGTGGAATCGGCGCTTTCCGAACTGGATGAAAAAAATCAGGTGTACCACCATCTGGTAACACGGATGGAAAAGCAGCGGGAGGCGGTGGAATTCCGGCTGCAGCAGCTGGACAGGCTAATCAGCCGCGCTGAGGCCATTCTCAATAACCCCGTTTCCCGGCCGGAAACCCCTACCGGCCGTGTCAGGCACCAGGAGGTTTACCGCCTAAAGGATGAGGGGTCTGATGTGGCCGATATCGCCGCACAATTAGGGATAGGGAGAGGTGAGGTTGAATTAATACTTGGCTTGAGAAGATAG
- a CDS encoding chemotaxis protein CheW — protein sequence MNSLVKKNEEQSQEELQLVAFFLQGEEFAVDIQKVREVLKLTQITPLPQSLDFIEGVINLRGEVIPVIDLRKRFRIAGEAQEEQTRIIIVEIDESLVGLIVDSVTEVLHLAVSAVDAPPRRLAGTRTEFISGVGKLDDRLIIILDLEKILSTDEQVELEQLQPGPVSEALLGQ from the coding sequence TTGAACAGCCTGGTGAAGAAAAATGAAGAGCAGAGTCAGGAAGAGTTGCAGCTGGTGGCGTTTTTTCTGCAAGGGGAAGAATTTGCGGTGGATATTCAAAAAGTACGGGAAGTTTTAAAACTTACGCAGATTACCCCCTTACCGCAGTCGCTGGACTTTATTGAAGGGGTAATTAATCTAAGAGGGGAAGTCATACCCGTCATAGATTTGCGCAAGCGCTTCCGCATTGCCGGCGAGGCACAAGAGGAACAGACCCGTATTATCATTGTGGAAATAGATGAAAGCCTGGTAGGCCTTATAGTGGATTCGGTTACAGAAGTACTTCATCTTGCTGTGTCTGCTGTGGATGCACCGCCGCGGAGACTGGCCGGTACCCGCACTGAGTTTATCTCCGGCGTAGGCAAGTTAGATGACCGACTGATTATTATTCTGGACCTGGAGAAAATACTCTCCACCGATGAGCAGGTGGAACTGGAGCAGCTGCAGCCGGGACCGGTGTCGGAAGCACTGCTTGGCCAGTAG
- a CDS encoding flagellar hook-basal body protein — MTIRGLWNAAGGMRAQQQKIDVTAHNIANVNTTGYKKKTTLFSDLVYQSIERRGNAVEPAAAGEHPKTVGVGSKVAAIRSDLRPGTYLQTDRDLDMAIVGDGYFQITLPGGGMAYTRDGSFSRDSEGNIVNSQGYRVVFPQLPEGQYEVNVAPEGAVSAVYEDGTVVPLGMLQLAYFDNPHGLEQLGDNLLQATPASGAALLAFPGEGSRVSQGYLESSNVDLAAEMTQLIINQRSFELNSRALRTAEEMWSIANQLYR; from the coding sequence ATGACCATTCGCGGACTTTGGAATGCGGCGGGCGGTATGCGGGCCCAACAGCAAAAAATTGATGTGACTGCTCATAATATTGCCAATGTAAATACCACGGGCTATAAAAAGAAAACAACCCTGTTTTCCGATTTAGTTTATCAGTCCATAGAGCGGCGGGGAAATGCGGTGGAGCCGGCGGCTGCCGGCGAGCATCCCAAGACAGTGGGTGTGGGCAGTAAGGTGGCGGCCATTCGCTCCGATTTGCGGCCCGGAACCTATCTGCAGACTGACAGAGATCTGGATATGGCCATTGTGGGTGACGGCTATTTTCAGATAACCCTGCCGGGCGGAGGTATGGCTTATACCCGTGACGGCAGCTTTTCCCGGGACAGTGAGGGAAATATTGTGAACTCACAGGGGTACCGGGTTGTTTTTCCCCAGCTGCCGGAGGGCCAATATGAGGTTAATGTGGCTCCCGAGGGAGCAGTAAGCGCCGTATATGAAGACGGTACAGTAGTCCCGCTGGGTATGCTGCAATTGGCTTATTTTGATAATCCTCACGGTCTGGAGCAGCTGGGAGATAACCTGCTGCAGGCCACCCCGGCCTCCGGGGCTGCACTTCTTGCCTTCCCCGGCGAAGGATCCAGGGTTTCCCAGGGGTATTTGGAAAGCTCCAATGTGGATTTGGCAGCTGAAATGACCCAGCTGATTATCAACCAGCGTTCTTTTGAGCTGAATTCCCGTGCTTTGCGTACCGCAGAGGAAATGTGGAGCATTGCCAATCAGCTCTACAGATAA
- the fliM gene encoding flagellar motor switch protein FliM: protein MKDVLSQNEIDSLIHALSTGEIAEEEPQTSDTPVQVYDFRRPNKFSKDQMRTLQIVHENFARILSNFLTAYLRTPVQVTLASVSQVTFEEFIFSLPTPTLMSIFKASDNMGSAMLETNPQFVFPIIDLLFGGEGKTPKQIRELTEIELTVMRRIVNKILENLRYAWEDINELSPQIENMDTNPQFNQMIASNETVALLTLSTKIRDSEGLINVCFPFITLEPVIANLTAQHWFSNSQISGGVHSRMLETGLEDVDVELTAVLGSSTVQMEDFLQFEEGDVILLDQRVDCPMTLLVEEKPMFKIQAGVSKGRRAVQFLHAEGGEAE from the coding sequence ATGAAGGATGTACTGTCGCAAAATGAAATCGATTCTTTAATTCATGCCCTATCCACAGGGGAAATAGCAGAAGAAGAACCACAGACATCAGACACGCCGGTGCAGGTTTATGACTTCCGGCGCCCAAATAAGTTTTCCAAAGATCAGATGCGCACATTGCAAATTGTGCATGAAAATTTTGCCCGCATTCTGTCCAATTTTCTCACCGCGTATCTGCGCACCCCGGTACAGGTTACACTGGCGTCGGTTTCGCAGGTTACCTTTGAAGAGTTTATATTTTCTTTGCCTACCCCAACGCTGATGAGTATTTTTAAAGCGTCGGACAACATGGGCAGCGCCATGCTGGAAACAAACCCCCAGTTTGTTTTCCCCATCATTGATTTGCTTTTTGGCGGCGAAGGGAAAACGCCAAAACAAATCCGGGAATTGACGGAGATTGAGTTGACGGTGATGCGGCGTATAGTTAACAAGATTTTGGAGAACCTGCGCTACGCCTGGGAAGATATCAATGAATTATCGCCCCAGATTGAAAATATGGATACAAATCCACAGTTCAACCAGATGATTGCCTCTAATGAGACGGTGGCCCTTTTAACCCTGAGTACAAAAATCCGTGACTCTGAAGGTTTGATTAATGTCTGTTTTCCTTTCATAACGCTGGAGCCGGTTATTGCCAACCTTACCGCACAGCATTGGTTTTCCAATTCACAAATCTCCGGCGGAGTGCACAGCCGTATGCTGGAAACGGGGCTGGAGGACGTGGATGTGGAATTAACTGCGGTTTTGGGGTCCTCTACAGTGCAAATGGAGGATTTTCTGCAGTTTGAGGAAGGCGATGTTATTTTGTTGGACCAGCGGGTGGATTGCCCCATGACGTTATTGGTTGAAGAAAAGCCCATGTTTAAGATACAGGCCGGCGTTTCCAAAGGCCGCCGTGCCGTGCAGTTCCTTCATGCGGAAGGGGGCGAAGCCGAATGA
- a CDS encoding methyl-accepting chemotaxis protein: MRTGIKTKLTLFTTLYILAVFAVMFAIVLHSVNTEAVLQTEEMRSALAALLRNMALFAVVIVAVSIVGYMQLLQHAVVGPVKSVVSGLETVSTGDLTVRIEEKTNDELGALAKACNREFTNLAKALKIIKEASENLAASAQEIAASSEEIASGNQNQANEVQSAAAIITDASAAIQQVAGSAMSAAGTAAEATDLAQSGGQSVMEAVESMRQIQETVQELGKSSQQIGEIIKVIDEIAEQTNLLALNAAIEAARAGEHGKGFAVVADEVRKLAERSSEATQEIEQLIVGIQEGTTAAVSAVEQGSVVAGRAGEALESIIRGSTEVAAMVEDISRASQTQLDNNKQVVTSIDTVSAITQETAAGAQETAAAAQELAGMAEKMQRLTEQYKLA; this comes from the coding sequence ATGCGCACAGGCATAAAGACAAAATTAACGTTGTTTACCACCCTGTACATACTTGCCGTGTTTGCTGTGATGTTTGCCATTGTTTTACATAGTGTAAATACCGAAGCAGTTTTACAGACCGAAGAAATGCGCAGCGCCCTGGCCGCACTGCTGCGTAATATGGCCTTGTTTGCCGTGGTGATTGTGGCCGTCAGTATTGTGGGCTATATGCAGTTATTGCAGCATGCCGTGGTCGGCCCGGTGAAGTCTGTGGTCAGCGGGCTGGAGACTGTCTCAACCGGTGATTTGACGGTTCGTATCGAAGAAAAGACAAATGACGAATTGGGAGCATTGGCTAAGGCATGTAACCGAGAATTTACCAACCTGGCCAAGGCCTTGAAGATAATCAAGGAAGCCTCAGAAAATCTGGCCGCTTCTGCGCAGGAAATTGCCGCATCCTCTGAAGAAATTGCTTCCGGCAATCAAAATCAGGCCAACGAAGTACAAAGCGCCGCCGCCATCATCACCGATGCCAGCGCTGCTATACAGCAGGTGGCGGGCAGCGCCATGAGCGCCGCCGGCACCGCTGCGGAAGCCACCGATTTGGCACAGAGCGGCGGACAGTCGGTGATGGAAGCGGTGGAAAGCATGCGTCAGATTCAGGAAACGGTGCAGGAGTTGGGCAAAAGCTCGCAGCAAATAGGAGAGATTATCAAGGTTATCGACGAAATTGCGGAACAAACCAATCTGTTGGCGTTAAACGCCGCCATCGAAGCGGCGCGGGCCGGTGAACACGGCAAAGGGTTTGCTGTGGTGGCCGACGAAGTGCGCAAGCTGGCGGAACGCTCCAGTGAGGCGACTCAGGAAATCGAGCAGCTTATTGTGGGGATTCAGGAAGGCACCACCGCGGCGGTGAGTGCGGTGGAACAGGGTTCGGTGGTGGCCGGCAGAGCCGGCGAGGCACTGGAGTCCATTATTCGCGGTTCCACGGAAGTGGCGGCCATGGTGGAGGACATCTCCCGTGCATCACAGACGCAACTGGATAATAACAAACAGGTTGTAACCTCCATTGACACTGTGTCTGCCATTACGCAGGAAACGGCCGCCGGAGCCCAGGAAACGGCGGCGGCTGCCCAGGAGTTGGCCGGGATGGCCGAAAAGATGCAGCGTTTAACGGAGCAATATAAGCTTGCTTAA